AACAACGTACAGAACAACAGATAATAAATAAATTTATTATTTAAGATTGTTTTTAATGAAAAGTCTTTAAGGAAATAATACAAATACAGAAACACAAATAAAGCAACTGAAACCAATGCCAGATCTGAATCCCAGACAGCAATAATAAATGATAACATTGCAAATAGAAAAAAAAGGTGACTCTTAATATTGCTACTATTTTGTTTTAAAATAAAGTAAATACCTAAAAACAAAAACATATACTGAATACTCAAAGTTAATTGAGTAACTTCAACTTCCCTTGCCGGTGGCAAAAACAAAATTAACGCAAGCATTAACTTCGTGAAATAGTTCTTAAAAAAAGATGAGATTGAGAAAAATCCGATTATTAAAATTAAATAATGAACAATGGCTTCAGAATAAATTGCAGATAAGTGAAATAACTTGTTTGGTATTTGAGCAAACAATGGAATAACTGAGCCCATTCTATCCTGCCCCCAGAAATAAATATCATCTGGCAAATTAAAATAATGAACCATTAAAATGGTAACGGCATTATCAGAATTTAACCCTGGATAAAAGACAGAAGAATATATTCTAAACGAAATAATAACAATAATCAAAAAAGTTAAATAATATGCAATCTTCTTAATCAAGTTATTATTATTTGCTAATTCTTTAAGTATTTAAACTATTGACTGCCTTTAAAGCCTCTTCATGAAATTTAATTAACCTTTCCGGAGTTGAAGTCTCGGCATATAATCTCAATAAAGGCTCGGTTCCTGAGGGGCGAATCATTATCCACTCATTTTCATTTATAAAATATTTATATCCATCAAGTGTTTCAAGATGCTCAACTTTAAACTCTCCAAACTCTTTAAACATATCGTTTTTACAAGCCTGAATAACTTTATTCTTTACCTTATCTTCAATTTTTAAATCGTTTCGACTATAAAAGAAAGTGCCTGTTATTTTGTAAATCTCATCTATTATTTGCGTAATGTTTTTTCCGGTTTCATTCATAAATTGCCAGATTGTTAAACCCATCCAGACTCCATCACGTTCAGGGATATGACCTTTGCAAGTAATACCACCAGACTCTTCGCCACCAACAAGAACATCTTCATGCAACATTACCTTACAAATATCTTTAAACCCAATTTTAACACGCTGCACAGGAATATTGTATTTTTCGCAAAGCTTCTCAACTTTTACAGTACTTGAAAAACCTGTAACAACTTTCCCTTTTAATTTCTTATATTCTGCAAGATAGTATGTTAAAATTAATATAATAAGATGTGAATTAATGTAGTTTCCTTTGCCATCATAAAGTGCAATACGGTCAGCATCACCATCTACAGCTAAACCACAATCAATTTTTCCACTGTTTGCTATAAAATTACTGAATTCTAATAAATTTTTATGTAATGGTTCAGGTGCAATACCGCAGAATGAGGGGTTATTTTCGCAATGCAAAAGAGCTATATCAGGAAAAAGTTTTCTCATAACATTTTGCCCTGCACCATACATTGCATCAAAAGCGAATTTAAATTTTGATTTGCGAAGTGCTTCAATATCAAAGTTTGCATAAACATGATTTAAATACATTTCTTCTAAATCAACTACTTTAATAAATCCAGTTTTGATTAATTCATCTATTTTTAAAGACTCAAGAACCAATCCATGTTCTTCAGGAATTATTGCCTCAATTTCTTTTGTTCCTTCTTCTAACAAAGGACCTCCGTGATCACCCTTTAGTTTGTAACCATTATAATCAGGAGGATTATGACTTGCAGTAATCATTATGCCAATCTGAGCTTTTTCCTTCACAACAGCTAACGAAACAGCAGGAGTAGAAACAGCAGAATTGCATAATTTTACTTTTATTTCATATTTTGCTAATACTGTTGCTACAGTTTCGGCAAACATTTTTCCACCAAAACGAAAATCATAACCAACAACTGCAGTAGGGTTTTTATATTTTTTATTTAACCAGATAGCAACCGCAACACTTACTTTAGCTACATTATCTACAGTAAAGTCTTTTGCAATAATAGCCCTCCAACCATCTGTTCCAAATTTAATTTTTGTCATAATTTATTATGTTTTTAACCATAAAGCGCTAAGTTCGCAAAGGTATTTAAAATTTTGTTTAAGTTATTTGTGATTCTTTGTTGATTGTCCAATATTTTTCTTTCTAAAATATTATTTATTTGCGTCTTTGCTTGTTTTTTTTTATTTTCTCGCAAAGATCGCTAAGGTCGATAAGATATTTTGCGTTGCGCTCTTTGCGTCTTTGTGTAATATTTTATTTTATCTTTCTTTTATTTAATGCATTTCTATACCTAGTAGCATTTTTCTCGTGCTCATTTAATGTTTTAGCAAAATTATGATACCCCGAGAAATCTTCTTTTGCACAGAAATAAATATACTGATGTTTAGTATAATTTAGAACTGCATCTAAAGTTTTTGGCCAGGGAATACATATTGGTCCCGGAGGTAAACCCTGATAACGATAAGTATTGTAAGGTGAATCTGTCTCAAGATGTTTTTTTAATACACGCTTCAATGTAAAATCTCCAACTGCATAAATAACAGTAGGATCTGCCTGCAAAAGCATTCCCTTTTTTAAACGATTAACATAAACACCAGCGACATCTGACATTTCATCATTTTTATATGTTTCCTGCTGAACTATAGAAGCTAAAATTGAAACTTCAGTCTGAGTCATTCCAGCATTACTTGCATTTTGTTGCCTTTCGTCATTCCAGAATGCTTTATACTCTTTTGCCATTCTTGCAAAAAACTCATCAGCAGAGGTATTCCAATTAAATTCATATGTATTTGGAATAATCATAACCATAATAGTGTTTTTTGTAAAACCAAATTTCTCGGCAAAACTTTCACTTTCAAACAAATCAACAATTGTTGCTGAATCAACTTCAAGATTTGCTCCTATTTTACCGGCTAATTCTTCCTTTGTTCTAAAACCTCTTATTACTAGATTTACAGGCTCTTGCTCACCAGATCTTAATAAATTAATGAGTTCATTATTACTCATATCATTACTTATTTTATACTTACCGGGCTTAATGTGGTCAACATAATTTTTTTGCTCGGAAAGCCATTCAAAGGATGAGACATCTAACAATAAACTATCCTTGTTTAAAATCTGAAGTAAATCATTAAAGTTAGAACCTGTTGGAATATACAAATATGTTTTTTGTTTTGTAGTTTTTACATTGGGGAAATAAATTTTTTTATAGTATGAATATCCAGTAATCCCACCAATTATAATTGACAAGAACAGAATACTTAAAATAATTTTAAGTATAAATTTTAGTTTTGATTTTTTCTTTGCTTTTGCCACTTTAAAAAATAATTACAAAGATAAACCGATTTAATTTTAAGTTTCTAAAATTTGACATAATTATTAACTATTCATATTTCATGTATTTTTAGTAATTTTAACTTTCGCAAAAATTATGTATAAACTTTATTACTTGCTAATTCTGGTCATAGTTTTTGGTTCGTGTTCAAAAGGACATCGTTGTGATTGTTTTGTGTCTAATGGCAAAGAATTAGAAGAAGTTAGAGAGTTGTCAGACTTTACTGAACTTGAAATTGAAAATGTTTTTGATATTAAATTAAAAGTTGATACAATAAATCAGATTAGAATAATTACAGGCAAAAACTTGATTAAAGGTATAGAAACTGTAGTTGAAAACAATCGACTTTATATAAAGAACACAAATAAATGCAATTGGTCGAGAAAATTTATTGGAAAAATAAAACTTGAAATTTCGCTAAATAATATTTCTTACATAAATTTAATGGGAAGCTCAGACATTAGTTGCACAGACACGCTTTATGGCAACGAACTTAAAGTTGATGATTGGGCAGATATTTCAAATGTGAATCTTACTCTAGATTACAATTCGTTAATTTATGCTCTTCATGCAGGTACTGGTAACATTATACTTAAAGGAAAAGTTATTTCAGCAAACTATTGGAATAACGGCTATAGTAATTTTGATTTTAACTATTTAATTACAAATAATTGCAATGTAATGTCAAACTCAACCGGATTTACAAAAATTAATGTAAAGGACGAACTAAGCGCAAAGCTTTTTAATTCAGGTAATATATACTTGGAAGGTAACCCATCAAAAATTACATCCACACAAAATGGGTCGGGTGAGTTAATAAGGAATTAACTAGACCGTTTGGCACGTTCCCAATTTACTGATTGGTTACCTTTTATATATCTAAACAAACCAAGCCAGGAAGCATAATTCATCATAAAAATATAATATGGAACAAAAAGTATTTTTAATTTAATATTCATACTTTGCATTATCCATCCGAGTAATGTTATAATATAGTACAAAAGTTGCAATAAAAATAAAACTGAGTAAACAGTTAATTGATTATAACCATCAAAATATACTAATAATAAATTAATAATAAATAATAGTGGTAATGCAAATGGAACAATAAGCCAACGAGAAATCTTATGCGAAACAAACTGAAAAGTCAATCTAAAATCATGAAAAGGATTTAATGCTTTTGTTAAACGAAAAGTTGACTGAACAGCTCCGGCAGCAATTCTTACCTTTCTTTTCAATTCTTCTTTTACATTTGCTGATGAAGATTCATAGGCATATGCTTGAGGTACATATTTTATCAAATTGCCATTAATTGCAATCCTCATCGACATTATAAAATCATCAAGAAGTGTATCAGGTTCTACTTCATTAAAAAGCTCTGTACGAATTGCAAAAAGCTCACCTGCAGCACCAACAGTAGTATAAAACTCAGAATCCATTTTCTTTAAAAAAGATTCATATTTCCAATATATCCCTTCACCCGATCCTGCTGCGGAATCAACTGATTTATCAAAAATTCTTTTTTCACCGGCAACACAACCAACTATTGGGTCATCAAAAGCTCTTACAATCTCTTTAATGCTATTTTGCGATAGCATAGTGTTAGCATCACAGAAAACCACAATTGGAGTTTTAATTGTTTTCATACCACGATTAATGGCATTTATTTTTCCTGCTCTTTCAGAATTATGTAAAACAGTTATATTATTATATGTTGAGAGTAATTCAGGAGTTCCATCATTTGATCCATCAGTGACCCATAAAAAGTGAAGTTTCTCTTTTGGATAATTTAATAGAACACTGTTTTTTACTTTCTCCTCAACATAATCTATTTCATTAAATGCTGCAATAAAAAGTGTGACTTCTGTTTCTTCGGAATTTATTTCTGGTTTATTTTTACTAAACAATCTTTTTAAGGCAACTAAAATATATAGCAAAAGCCCATATCCTACATAAGAATAAAATACCATTATCAGCAAAAACCAGAATAATATCTGAAGGGTTAGCATCAAAAATCTTTTTGGTAAAGTTATATAGTTAAAACATAAAAAAAAACCTCACCTGAATTAAGGCAAGGCGTATTTTATTTTACTATAAAAATATCAAAAATCTATATCAACTGAAATGCCATTAATGGTCACCATGGCTTTTCTATCACATTCACCATTTCCAAAATCAATTATTCTTTTAGCGATATCCTGAGGAATCAATTCAAGCTTACCTTGAGTGATTGTGCTATTCAGACATGAATTATCAAATTTTAAAGAACTTGTTATATTCGATTCATATCCTTTACCATTACAATTAATTCCAGTCTTATTCCCAGATAATAAAAAAACATCATCACTAAAATTATCTATTGTATTTAAACCTGTTACCCATTTTGTTGTATTACTAGAACTCCATTGTGTATGCTTTCCGTTTTCAAAAATTAATTCTGCATTACTAGTAGCTAGAGTAAATGACGGAACACTATCCAAGAACCCATTGAACAAAACCGAAAATGTTCCAATTATTTGAACATTGTTCTCGTAATAATTGTTAGTAGTAATTTCTGCTGAAATTGGACTTGAGGATGGCTCAATCTCCCATTTACTATTTATTACAGCGATTAATTTTCCTTTACGTAATTTACCATCAGAACAATTTATACCATTACAATAATCAAGAATTAAAGTTTTTGGAAAAGAATCTAAAGGGTAAAGTGGAGTAATTGAAACAATAATATTAGAATCAACATTTGTTTGCTTTGCACCTAAAAATACTAAAGCATAGCTATTTACCGTTGAAAAAACACTCTGAACTGCATTGTCAGCACTTATATCATCAATCACTGACTGATAATCATTATCAACAACCAACTCTTCTTTTTTACAAGAAAATTGTAAAACTAATGAGAAAATAAAAATTATGATTGCCAGTTTCTTCATTTTTTTCTATATGAAACACAGCAAATAGACTTATAATATAATACTAAGGTTGCACTAATAAATAACGATTTATGCTTCACCTGCAGGACCTCCAAAGGTCATTGGCATAATTGGTCCCTGTTCGGTAACTTTTACGTTACCAAACTGAGACTCAAATTTTGCTACATTTTCCTTAAGAGCTAAAAGTAAACGCTTTGCATGTTCAGGAGTTAAAATAACTCTTGATTTTACTTTAGCCTTAGGTACACCAGGCATTATTCTAACAAAATCAATAACAAATTCTGAACTAGAATGTGTAATAACCGCTAAATTAGAATATACACCCTGAGCGGTTTCCTCATCCAATTCAATATTTATTTGCCCTGTGTTAATATTTTTATTGTCTTCCATATTTATTTACTATTCTGAAACTTCAACTCCGCGTTTACGAGTAGTCATATTTTCTAGTTCTTGCTTAGAACCTACAATCATTTTTGAGTATTCGCGTAATCCAGTACCAGCTGGTATTAAATGTCCAACAATAACGTTTTCTTTTAATCCTTGTAAGTAATCTATTTTACCTCTGATTGCTGCTTCGTTTAGAACTTTTGTTGTCTCCTGGAATGATGCAGCAGACATAAAACTCTTTGTTTGAAGAGCAGCTCTGGTAATACCTTGTAAAACCTGACTTGAAGTTGCTGGAACTGCGTCTAAAGCGGTAGCAAGTTTCTTATCTTTACGTTTTAACATTGAATTTTCATCACGTAATTTACGAGCAGTAATAATCATACCTGGTTTCAAAACTTCTGAATCGCCAGCATCTGTAATGATTTTTTTGTCGTAAATCCAATCGTTTTCTTCCATAAAATCAAGTTTATCAACTAATGATTTCTCTAAGAAACGAGTGTCGCCCTGATCTTCAATATGTACTTTACGCATCATTTGACGTACAATAATTTCAAAGTGTTTATCATTAATCTTAACACCCTGAAGTCTGTACACTTCCTGAATTTCATTTACAATATATTCCTGAACAACAGTTGGTCCTTTGATTGATAAAATATCATTTGGTGTTATTGCTCCATCTGATAATGGTGTACCAGCACGAACATAATCACTTTCCTGAACAAGTATCTGTTTTGATAAAGGAACAAGATACTTTTTAACCTCACCGGTTTTTGAAGTAATTACAATTTCGCGATTACCTCTCTTTATTTTACCATAAGATACTTCACCGTCAATTTCGGCAACAACAGCAGGATTTGACGGGTTACGAGCTTCAAATAATTCGGTTACTCTTGGTAAACCTCCAGTGATATCACCAGATTTTCCAACAGCTCTTGGTATTTTAACAAGTACAGTACCTGTCTTTATTTTATCGCCCTGATTTACAGAAACGTGAGAACCAACAGGGATACTGTAGTTTTTAAGTACATCGCCTGTTGTTGTAACAATTTTAATTGTTGGGTTCTTAGTTTTATCACGGGTTTCAATAATAACTTTTTCCTTAAATCCAGTTTGTTCATCAGACTCTTCGCGGAAAGTAACACCTTCAATCACATTCTCGAAATCAATTTTTCCGGTAGCTTCTGAAATAATTACAGCATTATATGGATCCCATTCACAAATGAGCTCACCTTTTTTAACTGGGGTATTATTTTTAACATATAACTTAGAACCATAAGGTAAGTTATGTGTCATTAATACGATACCTGTTTTCTTGTCAACAATTCTCATTTCAGCTAAACGACTAACAACAACGTCATATGAAGCATTCTTGTCTTCACTGTATTCAACTGTTCTAAGTTCGTCAACTTCAACTATACCTTCATAACGAGCTACAATATTTGATTCAGATGTAATATTAGCTGCAACCCCTCCAACGTGGAATGTACGAAGAGTAAGCTGTGTTCCTGGTTCACCAATTGATTGTGCTGCAATTACACCAACAGCTTCACCCATTTGAACCATTCTACCGTTTGACAAGTTTCTGCCGTAACATTTAGCACAAACTCCCTTTTTAGATTCACAGGTTAATACCGAACGAATTTCTACATGTTCTATTGGTGACTCCTGAATTACTTTAGCTATATCTTCAATAATTTCTTCACCTGCTTCAATAATTAACTCACCTGTATTTGGGTGATATATGTTATGAACAGAAACTCTACCCAATATTCTATCATATAATGTTTCTACAACTTCTTCACCTTTTTTAAGTGTTGATGCTATTAATCCACGTAATGTTCCACAATCATTCATAGAAATAATAACATCCTGTGAAACGTCAACTAATCTACGTGTTAAATATCCAGCATCAGCTGTTTTCAAAGCTGTATCTGCAAGACCTTTTCTGGCACCGTGAGTAGAAATAAAATACTCAAGTACTGAAAGCCCTTCTTTAAAGTTAGCTAAAATTGGATTCTCAATAATTTCAGAACCAGTTGATCCTGATTTTTGAGGTTTAGCCATAAGACCTCTCATTCCGCATAACTGACGAATCTGTTCTTTAGATCCACGAGCTCCGGAGTCAAGCATCATATAAATCGGGTTAAATCCCTGATTATCTTCTGAAATTTGTTTTAAAACTAAGTTTGTAAGCTTAGCATTTGTATGTGTCCAGATATCAATAATCTGATTATATCGCTCATTGTTTGTGATGAATCCCATATTATAGTTTGACATCACTTCTTCAACTTGCTGATAACCATCATTTACTAACGTTTGTTTTTCAGCAGGAATGATTACGTCATTTAAGTTGAATGATAATCCACCTTTAAACGCCATTTGGTATCCCATACTCTTGATATCATCAAGAAACTTTGCAGCACTTGCAATACCAGTAACTTTTAAAACATTAGCAATAATATCTCTTAACGATTTCTTAGTTAAAAGTTCATTAATATATCCTACTTCTTTAGGTACAACTTCATTAAACAATACTCTACCTACTGTTGTTTCGATTAGTTTTAATTCTATTTTTCCATCAACTAAATCGTAGGTTTTAACTTTAATGTTAGCATGAAGTTCAGCAGCTCTTTCGTTATAAGCAATAATAACTTCTTCAGGAGAATAGAAAATTAATCCTTCACCTTTAATTGGTTTTTCAGGAGTACTTTTTCTAGCCTTTGTAATATAATATAAACCTAAAACCATATCCTGAGAAGGAACTGCAACCGGAGCACCGTTAGCAGGGTTTAGAATAT
Above is a window of Bacteroidia bacterium DNA encoding:
- a CDS encoding DUF3467 domain-containing protein, translated to MEDNKNINTGQINIELDEETAQGVYSNLAVITHSSSEFVIDFVRIMPGVPKAKVKSRVILTPEHAKRLLLALKENVAKFESQFGNVKVTEQGPIMPMTFGGPAGEA
- a CDS encoding phosphoglucomutase/phosphomannomutase family protein, which encodes MTKIKFGTDGWRAIIAKDFTVDNVAKVSVAVAIWLNKKYKNPTAVVGYDFRFGGKMFAETVATVLAKYEIKVKLCNSAVSTPAVSLAVVKEKAQIGIMITASHNPPDYNGYKLKGDHGGPLLEEGTKEIEAIIPEEHGLVLESLKIDELIKTGFIKVVDLEEMYLNHVYANFDIEALRKSKFKFAFDAMYGAGQNVMRKLFPDIALLHCENNPSFCGIAPEPLHKNLLEFSNFIANSGKIDCGLAVDGDADRIALYDGKGNYINSHLIILILTYYLAEYKKLKGKVVTGFSSTVKVEKLCEKYNIPVQRVKIGFKDICKVMLHEDVLVGGEESGGITCKGHIPERDGVWMGLTIWQFMNETGKNITQIIDEIYKITGTFFYSRNDLKIEDKVKNKVIQACKNDMFKEFGEFKVEHLETLDGYKYFINENEWIMIRPSGTEPLLRLYAETSTPERLIKFHEEALKAVNSLNT
- the mltG gene encoding endolytic transglycosylase MltG, which encodes MAKAKKKSKLKFILKIILSILFLSIIIGGITGYSYYKKIYFPNVKTTKQKTYLYIPTGSNFNDLLQILNKDSLLLDVSSFEWLSEQKNYVDHIKPGKYKISNDMSNNELINLLRSGEQEPVNLVIRGFRTKEELAGKIGANLEVDSATIVDLFESESFAEKFGFTKNTIMVMIIPNTYEFNWNTSADEFFARMAKEYKAFWNDERQQNASNAGMTQTEVSILASIVQQETYKNDEMSDVAGVYVNRLKKGMLLQADPTVIYAVGDFTLKRVLKKHLETDSPYNTYRYQGLPPGPICIPWPKTLDAVLNYTKHQYIYFCAKEDFSGYHNFAKTLNEHEKNATRYRNALNKRKIK
- a CDS encoding glycosyltransferase family 2 protein translates to MLTLQILFWFLLIMVFYSYVGYGLLLYILVALKRLFSKNKPEINSEETEVTLFIAAFNEIDYVEEKVKNSVLLNYPKEKLHFLWVTDGSNDGTPELLSTYNNITVLHNSERAGKINAINRGMKTIKTPIVVFCDANTMLSQNSIKEIVRAFDDPIVGCVAGEKRIFDKSVDSAAGSGEGIYWKYESFLKKMDSEFYTTVGAAGELFAIRTELFNEVEPDTLLDDFIMSMRIAINGNLIKYVPQAYAYESSSANVKEELKRKVRIAAGAVQSTFRLTKALNPFHDFRLTFQFVSHKISRWLIVPFALPLLFIINLLLVYFDGYNQLTVYSVLFLLQLLYYIITLLGWIMQSMNIKLKILFVPYYIFMMNYASWLGLFRYIKGNQSVNWERAKRSS
- a CDS encoding DUF2807 domain-containing protein translates to MYKLYYLLILVIVFGSCSKGHRCDCFVSNGKELEEVRELSDFTELEIENVFDIKLKVDTINQIRIITGKNLIKGIETVVENNRLYIKNTNKCNWSRKFIGKIKLEISLNNISYINLMGSSDISCTDTLYGNELKVDDWADISNVNLTLDYNSLIYALHAGTGNIILKGKVISANYWNNGYSNFDFNYLITNNCNVMSNSTGFTKINVKDELSAKLFNSGNIYLEGNPSKITSTQNGSGELIRN
- the rpoC gene encoding DNA-directed RNA polymerase subunit beta', whose translation is MAFRRDNKVKSTFSKIVIGLASPEEILERSSGEVIKPETINYRTYKPERDGLFCERIFGPVKDFECHCGKYKRIRYKGIVCDRCGVEVTEKKVRRERIGHIELIVPVSHIWYFRSLPNKIGALLGLPSKKLDAIIYYERYVVINPGFKAADGLQKMDFLTEEEYVAIIDALPKDNQFLEDSDPNKFIAKMGADALHELLSIIDLDELSYNLRNQAKTETSQQRKNEALKRLQTVEAFRESKNLNRPEWMILKVIPVIPPELRPLVPLDGGRFATSDLNDLYRRVIIRNNRLKRLIDIKAPEVILRNEKRMLQEAVDSLLDNSRKSNAVKTDANRPLKSLSDSLKGKQGRFRQNLLGKRVDYSARSVIVVGPDLLLHECGLPKDMAAELYKPFVIRKLIERGIVKTVKSAKKIVDRRDPVVWDILENVLKGHPVLLNRAPTLHRLGIQAFQPKLIEGKAIQLHPLVCTAFNADFDGDQMAVHLPLGNAAILEAQLLMLASHNILNPANGAPVAVPSQDMVLGLYYITKARKSTPEKPIKGEGLIFYSPEEVIIAYNERAAELHANIKVKTYDLVDGKIELKLIETTVGRVLFNEVVPKEVGYINELLTKKSLRDIIANVLKVTGIASAAKFLDDIKSMGYQMAFKGGLSFNLNDVIIPAEKQTLVNDGYQQVEEVMSNYNMGFITNNERYNQIIDIWTHTNAKLTNLVLKQISEDNQGFNPIYMMLDSGARGSKEQIRQLCGMRGLMAKPQKSGSTGSEIIENPILANFKEGLSVLEYFISTHGARKGLADTALKTADAGYLTRRLVDVSQDVIISMNDCGTLRGLIASTLKKGEEVVETLYDRILGRVSVHNIYHPNTGELIIEAGEEIIEDIAKVIQESPIEHVEIRSVLTCESKKGVCAKCYGRNLSNGRMVQMGEAVGVIAAQSIGEPGTQLTLRTFHVGGVAANITSESNIVARYEGIVEVDELRTVEYSEDKNASYDVVVSRLAEMRIVDKKTGIVLMTHNLPYGSKLYVKNNTPVKKGELICEWDPYNAVIISEATGKIDFENVIEGVTFREESDEQTGFKEKVIIETRDKTKNPTIKIVTTTGDVLKNYSIPVGSHVSVNQGDKIKTGTVLVKIPRAVGKSGDITGGLPRVTELFEARNPSNPAVVAEIDGEVSYGKIKRGNREIVITSKTGEVKKYLVPLSKQILVQESDYVRAGTPLSDGAITPNDILSIKGPTVVQEYIVNEIQEVYRLQGVKINDKHFEIIVRQMMRKVHIEDQGDTRFLEKSLVDKLDFMEENDWIYDKKIITDAGDSEVLKPGMIITARKLRDENSMLKRKDKKLATALDAVPATSSQVLQGITRAALQTKSFMSAASFQETTKVLNEAAIRGKIDYLQGLKENVIVGHLIPAGTGLREYSKMIVGSKQELENMTTRKRGVEVSE